The DNA window GCGCCGTAAGAAAGGCGCAAGACACCTCGCGCCGTAGCGCACCGTCGAAAAGCAGCGCCGCGCGCGCTCGAGTGAAGAAGCGCTCGAAGGCTGCATCGTAGACCACCGTGAGCGTCATCAGTCGCAAGAGCAGCGGATGATCGAACACCCCCAGCGCGACCCGCATTCTGCCGGCGAAATCGTCGCCCGCTTCGGTTAGCAGCGGCGCCAGCACGGCATTGACGCGCAGCGCGCTGACGATGGCGGGCACGAGATCGGCCGGATCGATCGCGGGCACGTCGAGCAGCGACGCGAGACTCGCTTCCAGCTCCGGTGTCGTCGCCTCGAACCGGGCGACGCGCAGACAGTCCGCGAGCATGGGGGCGGCCCGGCTGTTCCCGCCGCGGCGGAATGCCGCGAGAGCGACGGCAACCGCATCGGCCACGCGTCCGGTCAGCTTGAGCGCGAGAGCCAGATGCATTCGACATCGGCGTCCCCGGGACGCAACCGCAGCGCGGTCTCGAAAGCGCGGATGGCGACATCGAGTCTCCGCGCGCCAGCAGCACATTGCCGAGATTGTTGCGCGCATTGGCGAAACCCGGATCGAGCCGCAGCGCTTCGCGGCACGCTGCCTGCGCGTCCGCGAGGCGTCCGAGCTCCTTCAGGGAGACCGCCAGATTCAGCCAGACCGGGGCCGAGCGCAGCGCGCGGTCGACCACGGAGCGATGCAACGCCTCGGCCTCCTGGAGCCGCCCCGATCCCCGCAGCAAGTTGCCGAGATTGGTTGCGGCATCGGTGAAAGTCGGATCGAGTCGGATCGCCTCGCGATAGCGCGCTTCGGCTTCGACCTTCCGGCCTTGCGCGTCCAGGCAAAGCGCGATATTGAAGTGCGCCTGGGCGAAGCTCGGACGGATCTCGAGCAAACGGATCAGCTGCGCGATGGCGAGCTGGTAGTCCCGCTGTCGGAACGCAACCCCCGCGCGCAGCAGCAGCGCGTCGGGATTGCGGGGATCGGTGCGGAGCAGGCGATCGAGCCGGGCCGGGCAGCATCGAGACGCCCTGCGCGAAGACCCGCCGCCGCAATCGCGAGCGCAGTGGCGGCATCGGGTCCTGAGACGTGGGGCAGCGCGGCGGTAGCACCGTGACAGTGCTTGAACTTCCTGCCGCTGCCGCAGGGGCAGGGATCGTCGCGGCCGGGTTTCACCGGCCGAATCATGCCACGAGGAGCCGCTTCGGGCTGGAGGGATTAGCGCGATCCTGGCAGCAGGTTGATGGCGAGATAGATCACCTTGCCAATGAGTGGATGACAGACCGCGAGCGGACCATCAGCCGTTACTGGTCACAGGCAGCTTTCCGGCATCCAACCTGGCCACGTTCGCGACGGGTTGCCAGCAGGCCGTAGTGCCTGCACACCGCGGCGCCCGACGGCCTGACTTTGCGCGGCGTCGCCGCCCGGGTCGGCTGCATCCCTTAACCATCTGCTGCGAGCGCCAGCGGGGCCGGCTGCTTGGCTTCGACAGGTATTGCGCCATCGGCTTGCGCAGCTGCGACGCCACCCCCGTCGGCTGCGGCCCGTCCCACCGCAAGCTAACCGAGTACCAGCAGCGGAACAACCTTGCGCGCGTCACGGGCACGGTCAGCGTCGCGAACTGCCCAGCCGGAACGACGGGGCATTCACGCTCGTCGCGCGCGTGAGAGACGACAACGGCGAGATCAGACCGATCAAGTTCAACGAGACGTGGCAGCGCGGTGATGCGCAGGACCACACCTTCGATCCGACTACCCGATCGGCGACAACGTCGAGCTCATGAACGTGCGCGTGCGCGGCTTGACGTGCACGTGCGCCGCCGACGCGCAATGGACACGGCCGTCACAAGCCGCCGCCGCAATCGCGGCTGCCCCGTACGGGCGCGACTCCGAAGTTGACGGGCAACACGATGACCGGCGCCATGGCGACCCAGACCATGGCGACGTCGAACGCAGAACAGCTCGCAAAATTGACCGTTAGCGCTTCCACGGATAATATCTCGCTGAACGCAAGTTTTTCATAACAACTGACCGCGCGTCGCCCATGGACTACGCGTCGACCGATCCGACGGCTCTTGGCGCGCCGACGGCGTCGACTGCACCGAACCCGGTCACCGCGGCGGTGGAATGGGATGAGGCCAAGCAAACGTGTGTGCCACGCCCGGCCACCGGTCTCGGCCGGTTCGAAGACCCTCGGCGGCTGCTCGAAGACATTCGTGTCGATGACGACGACAGAATCGCGGTTCTCCTGCACAAGTTCGTCGGTGCCGCGCTCACCATCGAGTCGTCGCTTACCACACTCAATCTCGTTCGGCTCTATTGCAACGACGACTACCGCGCGCTCGCGCTCAAAGCTGCACATCTGGGAATCGACAGAGGTCACGACGCGGCGCTCGCCGAGTGGGGCGGTATCTTCGACGAGTTCATCGATCAGTTGCTCGTCGTCACGGCAAACTCCCTTGAGGATCCGGGCGCGATCATCGTAGGCACCGCGGCGACCGCCATACAGCTCTACGGCAACGATCCGCTCGCCAAGGCGGCGGCAGAACACAGGCAACTCAACGATTGGATACGCCGCGCTAGGAAGGACATCTGGGCCGGGATCACACCGCCGAAGCCACCCGAGTTGCCCGACGACGACCTGGCACAGGCAAAAGCGGCATTCGTCGTCGAGATCCTCACGCAGGTCTTTGGGATCATTTACGACCCGCCGTCGGTCTTTTTCGCAGCGCTGTCGATTCCGGACATCGTCGAGGCGTATCGCGCGTGGGACGCTGCCGAAGTCGCCGACGAGGACAAATTCGTCCCGGTGCTTCTGACGGCCGTTTGCGAGCCGGCGGTGCTGGGATACAACCTCGCGTTCCGTCATGGCCAGGCCGACGTGGACACGGTGTTTTCCGTCGCGTTGCGCCTCGGCGATTGGCTCCCCAGTCCGATCTAGCACATGGCTTCCGAAATCCGCCAGCTGTGGAGGGGCGAGCGACGTGTGATCTACGCAGTGGAGACGCAGGCGAAGATCGCCGGAAAGCGCGTGAAGAAAGTGAGCTACGTGTCGACGCTGCTCGACGGATGGAAGTGGAAGAAAGTATCGCCGCGCTTTGGCGAGCAGCTCGAGCGGCTGATGCAGGGGCGCCTCAAAGCCCTGAGCCCCTGGCTGCGATCGCTGATCGGCGCCGACATCAAAGCGCTGGAGAAGTCGATCCGCTCGGCACTGACCGGTGCTTTGCGTCACGTCAACGAGTACGCGCGCCGTCTCGTCGACGACCTGAAGGAGCACGAGTGGGCGCAATTGCGCAAGAAGGCGAGCTACATCGCGAAGTCGGTGAAGACCCGCATGGGCATCGAATTCCAAGTCAAAGGCCTGATCCATGAGATCGGTGGCATCCGCCGCATGTTCGATCCGAGCATGCTCACGGCCGAAGCGAAGGTCGAGCTCGACCGAATGCGCGACATCGTAAAGCAGGCGCCGGATTCCCATCGATGGAACCCCGAGATCTTCATGATCGACCGCGCGTACACGCGCGCGAAGACGGGCGGCGGCGAGGTGGGCGACAAGTTGTTCGTGGTGTTCCGCGATCCAAAGGACCCGAAAAAGGGAATGTGGATCCTCGGCACCGGAAACCAGAAGTCGGCGGGAAACGCGCACCATCTTCTGTCGCACAAGAGCGTCATCAACATCGATCCTGCCCTGCCCGACGAGGGAATCCCGAAGTACGGCGAGTACCTTGGACAAGGATCGATCGACGCAGAACGAATCTCGGAGCTGGGCGTTGAGATACCGGGCGTCGGGAAATTCAGCACGGCTCCCGGCCCAGGCGAAGGAAAGCTCAAGTTCAGTTGGAGAAACTGCGTGCGCATCGGAGTCGTGCCCCCCGACACGCCTCAAAAAGTTCTGGATCAGCTTCGCAATCTGGCGAACAAGGAGCCGAACTTTCGACTCCTGCTGTCGCCATTGCGAGATGCCGACGCTGCAAAGCTCGCCTCCGCCGTCGTCGACGCCGTGGAGTGAGTCGTCAGGTCCCCAAGAAAAGAAAGAGGTAGCCAGCCATGCAAAAAGCCGTCATCGCAAAACTCGACGAGAAGTTCCTCGAAACGACGACCGCGGACGCCGACCGTTTCGTCTATTGCAACTACGTGATGCCGCTGCTCGTCACGGCCGACGACGACGTGACGCCGATTCTCCCTGGGTACAAGCGCGGGCTCCTGAACGCATTTGCCTACAACGGCATCATCGACGGAGCAGCGCTCAAGAAAGCGCTGCCTGCGCTCGGTTTCGTCGAGCTCGTTGCGATCAATGGGCTCGCATTCGACAGCCCGCCGCGCCCGCCGGAACCGGGCGATGACGTCTATCGCAGGAGAAGTCGTTCGACGGCCGGCGCGCTCGAAGAGGCCGCCGTGCTGCTCAAGATGGTCGGCAATCCCGAGTCGACGAGCGACAAGGTTCTGGCCGAAGCGGTGCGCGTGAAGATCGAGCAAGCCCGCTCGTCGTTTCGTAACGAGTCCGAATATCGCGCGTTCTTGCCGCCGTCTCGGCCGCCGCCCACGGTCGACGAGATGATCCAATTCCTCATCGGGCTCGTGCAATCCGACATCGCGTACTTTTTTCTCGACCGTACTCGCATCCGGCCGAAGGGATTCCGCATAGGGGAGCATGTCTACGCCCTCAGTATCGCCGGCGGCGAAGAAGTCACGCTCGAGCAGAAGACATTCACCAAGCGTCAGACGACCTTCGAAGAGCAAAACGAGCTGGAAACCGAGTTCGACCTCGAGCTCTCGAGCACGTTGAGCACGGAGCTGCAGGAGGGCTTCGAGCGTCAGAAGGCGATTACCGATACTTGGAACTTCAACGTCGGAAAGGTCGGATCGTACTCGTCTCCGGTCATCAGCGACGTGGCTTACGGCAGCTTCAATACCAACCACAGCTTCGGGTACTCGAAGAATGTCACCGATGCCGATCAGGAAACGAGGCGACGCTCGACGAAGGACAGCCAGACCGCGTCGGCCAAGGTTGCTGCTAAGTACCGCACCGCGCACAAGATCACCTTCAGGGTTGCCGCCGAACGAGGCTTCGAGACTACGACGAGGCGCGTCATTCGCAATCCGAACGCTTTTTCACCGATCGCGCTGCACTACTTCAAGATCCTCCAGTTCGTCGAGATGCGGCACGAGCGCTACGGCTTACGCCTTGGATGGATGCCCAGCGTGAAGGATCCGGCGGCCGGATTCTTCAAACAGATCCTCGCGGGAAAAGCCCAAATCCTCAGCGACGCCGAGCTTTCCCTTCCGAAGAAACCCGAATTCAAGGCCTTTGGCCCTCAGGGCGTAACCACGACGCTCTTGGAAAAGTGGTTTGCATCGCCAATCACGGACGTCGGAACGGGAGACGGCGCCGGAAGCATCCGGACCGACGTCGACGTCGAGGTGGCATTCGATGAGGGCTGGGAGTGGGACGGCAGCGTCGCGGGGATCGACGTGATCAAGCTGGGCCCGCGTCCGATACAGAACTACGACGCCTATGTCGTGGGACTACCTTTGGTCGTCCCTAGCAGCATCGGTACCGGCTCAGGATCGGCGCTCCGTGTCGTCGTTCACGTCGGCGCGGGCGTCGAAAACCAGTTGCCGCATCGCCGAATGCAGTTTCAGATCAACGTCCGCTTCACAAAGCTCGTGCAGACGAACCTGCCGGCCAATACCGCGACGACGCAAGAGGTCGAGTATTCCACCGCACTGCGCGAGTGGGAGACGAAGTGCGAGGAGCTGCGCGCAGCAGCCCGCAAGGCCGCCGCCGATTGGGAGGCGGTCATGCTGCGCAACTTGAATCCCGTCGTGGAGATGGTGGGTCAGCTCATGAAGTCGCTGTTCCCGCCGAACGTTCGCGACGAGGCGTGGGAAATCGACCTGTGGCAAAAAATATTCGAGTTGGAGCGGGCGAGCTATGTCCCATATCCGGGTTGGTGGGCGGACAGCCCGCTGCGCGACCCAACACGCGACCCGTCGGATTTCATCAATGCGAGCTGGGCTCGCGTGTATCTACCAGTGCGCGTCGGCATGGAACGCCTCGCGCTGCGTTGGATCCACGGTCGCACGACGCGCGCCCTGGACGCAGCCACCGAGGCGAGATTCGACGCCATCGAAGCGGACTTGAAGCAATACCGCAAGGACCGATTCGGCGACGAAACGGAAATCATGGACCCGCAGGCGAACGGCGGTTTCCGGGAGAAATACGACACGATTGCGGTCTGGAACGACGTCATGCCGACCGATGGTACCCATCTCGAGGTCTTGCAGGCGTCGACGATGGCAGCGGACGAAATGACGCTAAAGGATGCGGAAGTCGCATCGCAGCTGCGGGAAGCTCTCGTGGAAAGCCAGAAGCAGGATGCGCGGCTCAAGAGTAAGGCGTTCGACAAAATGTCCGATCCGTCGTCGGTCGAAGTCAGAATTTCGACCGGAACGCCGGACGAGTACCAGTGATCGGGCGTCTGCATTGGAGCAGGTATCGTCCGGGACCCTACAGCTAGGCGCTACGCGCACCAGATCGTATAGTGCGATGGCCGCCGCCTGCAGCGGCCCAGCGAGCGCGC is part of the Betaproteobacteria bacterium genome and encodes:
- a CDS encoding SEC-C domain-containing protein gives rise to the protein MKPGRDDPCPCGSGRKFKHCHGATAALPHVSGPDAATALAIAAAGLRAGRLDAARPGSIACSAPIPAIPTRCCCARGLRSDSGTTSSPSRS